In Candidatus Desulfofervidus auxilii, one genomic interval encodes:
- a CDS encoding glycosyltransferase family 9 protein, whose protein sequence is MSWGHIYGLKKLDSFFGPLAVKLCAIFGKQDLKSRFPPKKILVIRPGGIGDAVLLLPALNVLHNYFSQTEIYILAERRNAGIFEGISYLKKVFLYDRNLELFLAMKKKYDLVIDTEQWHRLSAVVAYLTRAPVRIGFSTNERTRLFTHPISYSHKDYEIFSFLRLLEPIMGKIEINIKRPFFSIKNSSIKLEKDTQWVAIFPGASIEERKWSKERFREIARWLNKNGIKVVVVGGKQDKKTADYIIEGLKGHINRAGKVSILETAQILSQTKLLLTTDSGIMHLSIAVGTPVVALFGPGIEEKWAPRDGKSIIINKHLPCSPCTKFGYTPPCPYDARCMQEISVNEVKEAINALLGKINTD, encoded by the coding sequence ATGTCATGGGGACATATTTATGGACTGAAAAAATTGGATAGTTTTTTTGGTCCTCTGGCAGTTAAACTCTGTGCCATTTTTGGTAAACAGGATTTAAAGAGCCGTTTTCCACCCAAAAAAATCCTGGTCATTCGCCCAGGAGGTATTGGAGATGCAGTTTTGCTTTTACCTGCTTTGAATGTATTGCATAATTATTTTTCTCAAACTGAGATTTACATCCTAGCTGAAAGAAGGAATGCTGGCATCTTTGAGGGAATTTCTTACCTTAAAAAGGTCTTTCTTTATGATAGAAATTTAGAACTGTTTTTGGCCATGAAGAAAAAATATGATTTGGTTATAGACACCGAGCAATGGCACCGTCTTTCAGCAGTGGTGGCTTATCTTACCAGAGCACCTGTAAGGATAGGATTTTCTACCAATGAAAGAACAAGGCTTTTTACTCACCCCATTTCTTACAGTCATAAAGATTATGAAATCTTTAGTTTTTTAAGATTACTTGAACCCATAATGGGAAAAATTGAAATTAATATAAAAAGGCCGTTTTTTTCTATTAAAAATAGCTCAATAAAATTGGAAAAAGATACACAATGGGTGGCTATTTTTCCTGGAGCAAGTATTGAAGAGAGAAAGTGGTCTAAAGAAAGATTTAGGGAAATTGCAAGATGGCTGAATAAAAATGGAATAAAAGTGGTAGTTGTTGGGGGTAAACAAGATAAAAAAACAGCCGATTATATTATTGAAGGTTTAAAAGGGCATATAAATCGGGCTGGAAAGGTGTCTATTTTAGAAACTGCTCAGATACTTTCACAGACAAAGTTGCTTTTGACCACTGATTCTGGAATTATGCACCTCTCTATAGCTGTTGGGACACCTGTTGTGGCCTTGTTTGGGCCAGGTATAGAAGAAAAATGGGCACCAAGGGACGGTAAAAGCATTATTATAAATAAACATCTTCCCTGTAGTCCCTGCACCAAGTTTGGTTACACACCCCCATGCCCTTATGATGCCAGATGTATGCAGGAAATCAGTGTAAATGAAGTAAAAGAGGCTATTAATGCGCTCCTGGGTAAAATTAATACGGATTAA
- a CDS encoding PIN domain-containing protein: MKDKLFLDSNIILYAFGEKGHEKEIAKDLIRKRPLITIQVVNEVINVLLRKFNFSVDKTKEILNFLKLKIINPFEKQGQRRNK, encoded by the coding sequence ATGAAAGATAAATTATTTTTGGATAGTAACATAATTTTATATGCCTTTGGTGAAAAAGGACATGAAAAAGAAATAGCAAAAGATTTAATTAGAAAAAGACCATTAATAACCATCCAGGTTGTCAATGAAGTTATAAATGTACTTCTTAGAAAATTCAATTTTTCGGTAGATAAAACAAAAGAAATCCTTAACTTCCTTAAATTAAAAATCATAAATCCGTTTGAAAAACAAGGGCAAAGGAGGAATAAATGA
- a CDS encoding GTPase — MPANLPPQYFSAEKKYREAKTPQEKISALEEMLTIMPKHKGTDKLRAALRRKLAQFKNALEAKRKTKKGLSYVIEKQGAGQVAMVGLPNSGKSSLVKNLTKATPEVADYPYTTRIPVPGMMDYEDVQIQLIDLPPLSEDYMQPWLGDILKRADLLLIILDLTHDPLNQWQRVSKLLGKFKITVSERNRGAGFFIKKAVVIANKLDIPETQEIFKIFKSFWEENLPLIPVSVKEEKNLDLVSKVLFERLEVIRVYSKAPGKKPDLTQPFILKKGSTVYEFADKVHHHIAANLKFARIWNTQLKGLRVEREYVLKDKDIVELRT; from the coding sequence ATGCCTGCTAATTTACCCCCTCAATATTTTAGTGCAGAGAAAAAATACCGAGAGGCCAAAACCCCTCAGGAAAAGATTTCTGCCTTAGAAGAGATGCTTACCATCATGCCCAAACACAAAGGCACAGATAAACTGCGTGCGGCTTTGAGGAGAAAACTGGCTCAGTTTAAAAATGCCTTGGAGGCAAAGCGAAAGACCAAAAAAGGTCTTAGTTATGTGATAGAAAAACAAGGGGCAGGTCAAGTAGCCATGGTGGGTCTGCCTAATTCAGGAAAGTCTTCATTGGTGAAAAATCTAACCAAGGCCACACCCGAAGTAGCTGATTATCCCTATACTACCCGTATTCCTGTGCCTGGAATGATGGATTATGAGGATGTTCAAATTCAGCTTATAGATTTGCCTCCATTAAGTGAAGATTATATGCAGCCCTGGCTGGGTGATATTTTAAAAAGGGCAGATTTATTATTAATTATACTTGATTTGACTCATGACCCTTTAAACCAATGGCAGAGAGTATCAAAACTTTTAGGTAAGTTTAAAATTACGGTTTCAGAAAGAAACAGGGGTGCTGGTTTTTTTATAAAAAAGGCAGTGGTAATAGCCAATAAATTAGATATACCTGAAACTCAAGAAATCTTTAAGATTTTTAAGTCATTCTGGGAGGAAAACCTGCCTTTAATCCCTGTTTCTGTGAAAGAAGAAAAAAACCTGGATTTGGTTTCTAAAGTTCTTTTTGAAAGATTGGAGGTAATAAGGGTTTATTCAAAAGCACCAGGGAAAAAACCTGATTTAACACAACCTTTTATTTTAAAAAAGGGAAGCACAGTTTATGAATTTGCAGATAAGGTTCACCACCATATAGCCGCTAATTTGAAGTTTGCCCGTATTTGGAATACTCAATTAAAAGGTCTCAGGGTAGAAAGAGAATATGTGCTTAAAGACAAAGACATTGTGGAATTGAGGACATGA
- a CDS encoding sulfotransferase family protein encodes MKNNKKLPNFLIVGAAKAGTTSLYYYLKEHPEIYMSPIKEPKFITSNFLKFPFKGRGDELIERNIVKIWEEYCSLFREVNDEKAIGEASADNLYYYEQSIHYIKKFLGDVKIIIILRNPIERAFSAYMHLVRDNREFLTLEEALDQEENRKRQNWEFIWYYKDVGFYYNQVKAYLESYSKVKIYLFDDLKRNPLDLVQDIYRFLEVDDLFVPSNIGEKFNISGVPKNKLINEFLTRPNPLKSAIKPLVKLFLSEHNIQRLYNELLQRNLKKPQMKPKTREYLKNLYKKDILKLQDLINRDLTHWLS; translated from the coding sequence ATGAAAAACAATAAAAAACTACCAAATTTTTTAATTGTAGGTGCTGCAAAAGCGGGAACAACAAGTTTATATTATTACTTAAAGGAGCATCCAGAAATATATATGAGCCCGATAAAAGAGCCTAAATTTATCACATCTAATTTTTTAAAATTCCCTTTTAAAGGGAGAGGTGATGAGTTAATAGAAAGAAATATTGTTAAGATATGGGAGGAATATTGTTCTTTATTTAGAGAGGTTAATGATGAAAAAGCTATTGGTGAGGCAAGTGCTGATAATCTTTATTACTATGAGCAAAGCATACATTATATAAAAAAATTTTTAGGAGACGTAAAAATAATAATTATTCTTCGCAATCCTATTGAAAGAGCTTTTTCTGCATATATGCATCTGGTAAGAGACAACAGAGAATTTTTAACTTTAGAAGAGGCATTGGATCAAGAGGAAAATAGAAAAAGACAAAATTGGGAGTTTATTTGGTACTACAAAGATGTAGGGTTTTATTACAATCAGGTTAAAGCTTATCTTGAAAGCTATTCTAAAGTAAAAATTTATCTTTTTGATGATTTGAAGAGAAATCCTTTAGACTTGGTACAAGATATATATAGATTTTTAGAAGTCGATGATTTATTTGTTCCCTCAAATATTGGAGAGAAATTTAATATTTCAGGAGTTCCTAAAAATAAATTGATTAATGAATTTTTAACAAGACCAAATCCTTTAAAATCTGCTATCAAACCGTTAGTTAAGCTGTTTTTATCGGAACATAATATTCAAAGATTGTATAATGAACTTTTGCAGAGAAATCTCAAAAAGCCTCAAATGAAGCCCAAGACACGAGAATATCTTAAGAATCTTTATAAGAAAGATATATTAAAATTGCAAGATTTAATAAATAGAGATTTAACCCATTGGCTTAGCTAA
- a CDS encoding glycosyltransferase family 2 protein, with amino-acid sequence MREKILKTLLKNPPKGDLWEWEKEDCYKISCVFVFWKRISLIKSILNCLLWQKFNKKNFEVILIEDKGGTELGRNLKDEFYSLNISYFAPSTNHGKMGYMRNYGISKARGEIVLFLDDDTVILEPQFLSNLYNYFKIDASLMAVIPKGNASFCLIKPKYSYHDPYFFTNRCMAYRRKCLIELKGFDNNFIGQEDVEFAIRFLAKGYKYIKTDAIQYYHPPFIVKDLKKPQAVGYSFAQSKYPFYLKILLVINGARWLCRIIYPTFKNINMAKFSVGFIFGFLKGLCKKEKVSYV; translated from the coding sequence ATGAGAGAGAAAATTCTCAAAACCCTATTAAAAAATCCTCCAAAAGGCGATTTATGGGAATGGGAAAAAGAAGACTGTTATAAAATAAGCTGTGTTTTTGTCTTTTGGAAACGAATTTCATTAATAAAAAGCATATTAAATTGTCTTTTATGGCAGAAATTTAATAAAAAAAACTTTGAAGTAATCCTTATTGAAGACAAAGGTGGCACAGAATTAGGCAGAAATTTAAAGGATGAATTTTATTCATTAAATATTTCTTATTTCGCTCCTTCAACTAATCATGGTAAAATGGGTTATATGCGTAATTATGGAATTTCTAAAGCTAGAGGGGAAATTGTTCTTTTTTTGGATGATGATACAGTTATTTTAGAACCTCAATTTTTAAGTAATCTTTATAATTATTTTAAAATAGATGCATCTCTTATGGCTGTCATCCCAAAAGGCAATGCTTCTTTTTGTTTAATCAAACCTAAATATAGCTATCATGACCCATACTTTTTCACAAACCGCTGTATGGCCTATAGGCGAAAGTGTCTGATAGAATTAAAAGGATTTGATAATAATTTTATTGGCCAGGAAGATGTAGAATTTGCCATAAGATTTTTAGCAAAAGGTTATAAATATATTAAGACTGATGCAATTCAATATTACCATCCACCATTTATTGTAAAAGATTTAAAAAAACCACAAGCTGTGGGTTATTCTTTTGCTCAATCAAAATATCCTTTTTATTTAAAAATCCTTTTAGTCATAAATGGGGCTAGATGGTTATGTCGAATAATCTATCCAACTTTTAAAAATATTAATATGGCAAAGTTTTCTGTTGGATTTATATTTGGTTTTTTAAAAGGCCTGTGTAAAAAAGAGAAAGTGAGCTATGTATGA
- the rtcA gene encoding RNA 3'-terminal phosphate cyclase codes for MIKIDGSFGEGGGQILRTSLGLAALLQKPVHIFNIRAKRTKPGLRPQHLACVKAIQKITKAEIKGAEVGSKELVFIPEGIYPREYVFDIGTAGSTSLVFQSMLLPLMIAQNCSLIRIKGGTHVPWSPPFHYLRYVFAPTLADLGVKIKLNINKWGFYPEGGGEIEGKIYPSQTLKAKNWLKPPVFSQLKAISACLNLAEHIKKRQANTLINQLEKIGLKAELREEEAKGRGKGSFLFLWIDEHIKAGFSALGARGKAAEKVAEEVFNNFLSYYKKKVTLDPHLSDQIVPYLSLAQGKSEFTTIVSSHLLTNIWVINQFLKRKITCSGKIGQVGKVEIV; via the coding sequence ATGATTAAAATAGATGGAAGTTTTGGAGAAGGTGGGGGGCAGATTTTGAGGACTTCTCTGGGTTTAGCAGCATTATTACAAAAGCCTGTGCATATTTTTAATATCCGCGCCAAAAGAACAAAGCCTGGATTACGCCCACAACATCTGGCCTGTGTAAAGGCTATTCAAAAAATTACTAAAGCAGAAATTAAAGGGGCAGAGGTTGGTAGTAAGGAACTGGTTTTTATCCCTGAGGGTATTTACCCTAGAGAATATGTGTTTGATATAGGCACGGCTGGTTCTACCAGTTTGGTGTTTCAAAGTATGCTTTTGCCTCTGATGATAGCTCAAAATTGTTCATTAATCAGGATAAAAGGAGGAACACATGTGCCCTGGAGTCCTCCCTTTCACTATTTAAGATATGTGTTTGCACCCACATTGGCTGATTTGGGTGTGAAAATAAAATTAAATATAAATAAATGGGGTTTTTATCCTGAAGGAGGGGGAGAAATAGAAGGAAAAATTTATCCATCTCAAACATTGAAGGCAAAAAATTGGTTAAAACCTCCTGTATTTTCTCAGTTAAAGGCCATTTCTGCCTGTTTAAATCTAGCTGAGCATATTAAAAAAAGGCAGGCAAATACCTTAATAAATCAATTAGAAAAGATAGGGTTGAAAGCAGAGCTTAGAGAAGAAGAGGCAAAAGGAAGAGGGAAGGGGAGTTTTTTATTCTTATGGATTGATGAACACATAAAAGCAGGTTTTTCTGCCTTAGGAGCTAGAGGAAAGGCTGCAGAAAAGGTGGCAGAAGAGGTCTTTAATAACTTTCTTTCATATTATAAAAAAAAGGTGACTTTGGACCCTCATCTTTCTGACCAGATAGTCCCTTATCTCAGTCTGGCTCAAGGTAAATCGGAATTTACTACCATTGTTTCTTCTCACTTACTCACCAATATCTGGGTAATAAATCAATTTTTAAAAAGAAAAATAACATGTAGTGGTAAAATAGGGCAGGTGGGGAAGGTGGAAATTGTTTAA
- the cysC gene encoding adenylyl-sulfate kinase codes for MDSLYNKIKGNNIVWQKGFVTRADRNTFYGHQSGLVWFTGLPSSGKSTIAHGVEKVLFDKGVKCYVLDGDNVRYGLNADLGFSEEDRRENIRRIVELSKLMVDAGLIVLTAFVSPFKKDREYIKRRFKNDNFIEIYVKCSVEECIARDPKGNYQKAMRGIIKNYTGISSPYEEPENPDIILNTEKLSVKSTIKQVLKLLKQRGWLENISL; via the coding sequence ATGGATAGCCTATATAACAAAATTAAGGGAAACAACATCGTATGGCAGAAGGGATTTGTAACAAGAGCAGACAGGAACACTTTCTATGGGCATCAGAGTGGTCTTGTATGGTTTACAGGGCTCCCATCTTCTGGGAAGTCCACTATAGCCCATGGAGTGGAAAAAGTCCTTTTTGATAAAGGAGTTAAGTGTTATGTGCTTGATGGTGACAATGTCCGCTATGGCCTGAATGCAGACCTTGGGTTCAGCGAGGAGGATAGAAGAGAAAATATCCGCAGGATTGTCGAACTCTCAAAGTTGATGGTAGATGCAGGTCTCATAGTGCTTACTGCCTTTGTCTCTCCTTTTAAAAAAGACAGAGAATATATTAAAAGGCGTTTTAAAAACGATAATTTTATAGAAATATATGTAAAATGTTCAGTGGAGGAATGTATTGCAAGGGACCCAAAGGGCAACTATCAGAAGGCTATGAGAGGAATAATAAAAAACTATACAGGCATTTCCTCTCCCTACGAAGAGCCAGAAAACCCTGATATAATCCTTAATACCGAAAAATTGAGTGTAAAAAGCACAATCAAACAAGTTCTTAAGCTTTTAAAACAAAGAGGATGGTTAGAGAATATTAGTTTATAA
- a CDS encoding decaprenyl-phosphate phosphoribosyltransferase translates to MRSWVKLIRIKHWVKNLLVFAPVFFAGKILEKQIFLLSLWAFFSFCFCASSLYIVNDILDLHADRNHPIKKNRPLARGDISVFQAIILAVICLIVVFCFSYNLGRDFFIVIGIYILLNISYSVFLKRIPLLEIFIVSFGYLLRITGGGIATKITVSSWLFMGTFLISLLIFFGKRRAEIVLLKEQAQKHRAVLSDYDLEYLNLCLVTTGASSLVMYVIYAVEKGNHLIYTAIPAAYGILRYLKLVLVGKGGDPIETLIKDHHLWMAVVLFLAGIALAIY, encoded by the coding sequence ATGCGCTCCTGGGTAAAATTAATACGGATTAAGCACTGGGTGAAAAACTTACTGGTTTTTGCCCCTGTCTTTTTTGCTGGAAAGATTTTAGAAAAACAGATTTTTTTGCTAAGTCTATGGGCGTTTTTTAGTTTTTGTTTCTGTGCCAGTAGTTTATATATTGTTAATGATATCTTAGACCTTCATGCTGACCGCAATCATCCAATTAAAAAAAATCGTCCTTTAGCTAGAGGGGATATTTCCGTCTTTCAAGCAATTATTTTAGCGGTAATATGTTTAATTGTGGTTTTTTGTTTCTCTTATAATCTAGGTAGAGATTTTTTTATAGTTATAGGCATTTATATATTATTAAATATTTCTTATTCTGTTTTTTTAAAACGCATTCCCCTTTTAGAGATATTTATTGTGTCTTTTGGTTATCTATTAAGAATAACAGGAGGAGGGATAGCTACTAAAATAACAGTTTCCTCCTGGCTATTTATGGGAACCTTTCTTATATCTCTGCTTATTTTCTTTGGGAAAAGACGGGCAGAAATAGTCCTACTTAAAGAGCAGGCTCAAAAACACCGTGCGGTATTATCAGATTATGACCTAGAGTATTTAAATCTATGTCTTGTTACTACCGGGGCTTCCTCTTTAGTGATGTATGTAATTTATGCAGTGGAAAAGGGAAATCATTTAATTTATACTGCCATTCCTGCTGCCTATGGAATTTTGCGTTATCTTAAACTAGTTTTAGTAGGAAAAGGAGGAGACCCCATAGAAACCCTTATCAAAGACCATCATTTGTGGATGGCTGTTGTTCTTTTTTTGGCTGGAATTGCTCTGGCAATTTATTAA
- the glf gene encoding UDP-galactopyranose mutase gives MYDVCIVGAGITGITAAAVLAREMNKRVIIVEKREHIGGNCYDYYNGVGILVHKYGPHIFHTKYKKVWDYLSNFTKWLPYTHKVLAFVDGKLVSFPVNIKTLEQLLERHFTEGEMQSWVEKNRVPIEKPKNAEDMVVARMGRFLYETFFKNYTLKQWGIEAKKLSPDVTARIPIRFNRDDRYFTDPYQGIPKDGYTKMFERMLNHKNIELVLNTDYKNVINDIKFNKMVYTGPIDYFFDYQFGPLPYRSLNFAFKTLNQEWFQPVAVVNYPNEFDFTRITEFKHITGQKHSQTSICYEYPQDHVIDKNVPCYPIPKKETQEMYEKYKNRAKKLKTVFFIGRLAEYKYLNMDVCVKRGMESIKMI, from the coding sequence ATGTATGACGTTTGTATTGTTGGAGCTGGAATAACAGGAATTACGGCAGCCGCAGTTTTGGCTAGGGAGATGAACAAAAGGGTCATAATAGTAGAAAAAAGAGAGCACATCGGTGGAAATTGCTATGATTATTATAATGGAGTGGGGATTTTAGTCCATAAATATGGTCCTCATATTTTCCACACAAAATATAAAAAAGTGTGGGATTATCTTTCTAATTTTACCAAATGGTTGCCTTATACTCACAAGGTTTTGGCTTTTGTAGATGGAAAGCTTGTTTCCTTTCCTGTAAATATTAAAACATTGGAGCAACTTCTTGAACGCCATTTTACGGAGGGAGAAATGCAAAGTTGGGTTGAGAAGAATAGAGTGCCTATAGAGAAGCCTAAAAATGCTGAAGATATGGTTGTTGCGAGAATGGGTAGGTTTCTTTATGAAACATTTTTTAAGAATTATACTTTGAAACAATGGGGGATAGAAGCAAAAAAATTGAGTCCAGATGTAACGGCGCGCATTCCTATCCGTTTTAATCGTGATGATAGATATTTTACTGACCCTTATCAAGGCATACCCAAAGATGGGTATACAAAGATGTTTGAAAGGATGTTGAACCATAAAAACATTGAATTGGTTTTGAATACCGATTACAAAAATGTTATCAATGATATTAAATTTAACAAAATGGTTTATACAGGTCCCATTGATTATTTCTTTGACTATCAATTTGGTCCCCTACCCTATCGCAGCCTGAATTTTGCTTTCAAGACTTTAAACCAGGAATGGTTTCAACCTGTAGCAGTAGTGAATTACCCAAATGAGTTTGATTTTACACGCATTACAGAGTTTAAACACATAACCGGTCAAAAACACTCCCAAACCAGCATTTGCTATGAATATCCTCAAGACCATGTTATAGATAAAAATGTTCCCTGTTATCCTATTCCTAAAAAAGAAACTCAGGAGATGTATGAAAAATATAAAAATCGGGCTAAAAAATTGAAAACGGTGTTTTTTATAGGCAGATTGGCAGAATATAAATATTTAAATATGGATGTGTGTGTAAAAAGGGGAATGGAAAGCATTAAAATGATTTAA
- a CDS encoding pilus assembly FimT family protein — MLTKMKNRKGFTLIELMIVVAIIAILAAIAVPQYKAYVMKARNKKAIAQVQLGRNAEASVQEQIDCYGVTNNLTLTSTTGGSGGGTILGGPLAPASVSSAGGVITGTNAVTSAVGTQPYEVAAGCIVRCSTEGTNNMTYQCVAIHIDGDTAYGVDGDNDATIYWVRNPNWPGTGTIAAGGTGTFPSGLTIPTVTTATDEFAGANGGGSPTTTWTAK, encoded by the coding sequence ATGTTGACAAAGATGAAAAACAGAAAAGGTTTTACCCTGATTGAGTTGATGATTGTGGTGGCCATTATTGCTATTTTAGCAGCTATTGCGGTGCCTCAGTACAAGGCGTATGTCATGAAGGCCAGAAACAAAAAGGCCATTGCCCAGGTTCAATTGGGCAGGAATGCAGAAGCAAGTGTGCAGGAACAGATTGATTGTTATGGTGTTACTAATAACTTAACCCTTACTAGTACTACTGGCGGTAGTGGAGGTGGAACCATATTAGGTGGTCCTCTTGCCCCAGCCTCAGTCTCATCCGCTGGTGGAGTGATTACCGGTACAAATGCGGTAACAAGTGCTGTTGGTACTCAACCTTATGAAGTGGCTGCTGGTTGCATTGTTCGGTGCAGTACCGAAGGTACAAATAATATGACTTATCAATGTGTGGCCATCCATATAGATGGTGATACTGCCTATGGTGTGGATGGAGATAATGATGCCACTATTTACTGGGTGAGAAATCCCAATTGGCCAGGGACTGGAACAATTGCCGCTGGTGGCACAGGCACCTTTCCTAGTGGTTTGACTATTCCTACTGTGACAACCGCGACTGACGAATTTGCTGGCGCTAATGGTGGTGGTTCACCAACTACTACTTGGACTGCTAAGTAA